The Tribolium castaneum strain GA2 chromosome 3, icTriCast1.1, whole genome shotgun sequence sequence GGGGTTTCGATGGGTTTGACCTTGACTGGGAATACCCATGTCAAAGGGGAGGTGCTGATGAGGACAAAGTCAATTTTGTCACTCTTTTGGGCGAATTGAAATCGGCTTTGAACGCTAAAGGAAAGACGCTTTCAGCGGCTGTGTCCGGAGGAATCGCTTCCTGCAAGCTTTCGTACGACATTGCCAAAGTTGCAGAGTAATTATCCAATTGTGTCATTTTTCGGAATAATGGTACCATGTTCTAGGAACTTGGACATGATCAACGTCATGGCCTACGACTTCCATGGCGCTTTTGAGCCTTTTGTGGGCCATTACGCCCCACTTTACGCCTCCCATTTGGACCAAACCGACGAGCAAAAAACCCTCAATGTCGTAAGTACTTGCCCCCAGAAAACcacaaacaattaattacGATTGTTTGAAGGCCGCTGGTATCCAGTACTGGCTCGATGAAGGAGCACCTCCCAGTAAAATCAACCTGGGTTTGGGGACTTACGGACGTGGGTTCGCTTTGGCTGACCCCACCAACACCTCTCTGTACGCTGGTACTTACGGTGGTAGCGACGCTGGGCCTTACACCCGTGAGATGGGAGTGATTGGGTACAACGAAGTGTGCGAGCTTTACAGCGATTGGGATTATTTCTGGGATGACGAACAACAAGTGCCACATATTGTGAAAGGGAACCAGTGGCTGGGTTTCGATGATCCCAAGTCGATTCAAGTCAAGGTTGAGTTTGCTAATGAGAAAAATCTGGGTGGGGTTATGGTATGGTCGTTGGACACCGATGACTTCAGGGGGATTTGCGGCAAAGGGCCGTATCCCATTATGAATGCGATTAAGCAGaccattaaataaaacaatgagaataaattttttaagtatttatttgtgttttaattaCATCGagactaaaaaaatacaaatttatttttactaatttttttatagttacgAGTAAAAGATTAAAAGAAACGTTAAAGAATtgccaaatttaataaaacgactattttaaaacatgcaTTTTTCTTGGCAGCTGAATGAACCCCAACTACtctgaataattttatttaaagtataaTTTTGTGGCgggtttttgagttttttttgttttgttttggaaattttacttaatttttgtttttttcctcAACAGCGCGATTAAAGCTATTTGTGCGTAATATCCTCGGCCATGATTTGTGAGTACAACTAATTtaagaagagaaaaaaaattgcagattttttttgacaatctaaaaattctaaaagacatttttttataaattaattaagttaaaagtTTATATCTCAAACACAAAAAGTccgtcaaaaaataattcaactaCAGAAAATCTGATTTATTTCAAGGTATTTCGtagaaaatcaaaatatttacttaaatttaaaataatatacgTAAAAGATATAAAGCTTCCATGTGGTGTAAAACGTGTCTTcttaaaacagaaaatatttttagcaataaaatgtgcataatcattttctagttttatgtgttttttttatttaccaccttgtatacaacaccttgagtataataaaaacattttagtgTAATTTGAGTAGATCTATCAGATAATTAAAATGGCATGTTAATATTTCAAGTAGGAAAAGAGTTATGGACCGATGACACATTCCTGAATCACGCTGTATGTCACAGCTAATGtgtaaacttgttttttttataaactaacTGATCAGTTAGCAAACTAGCCAAAATCCTTGGCTAATTCTAAGTAAATATCGTAtctattcaataaaaaaaatcacagctTCATGAGCTCAAGTCAAATTTAAActgtattaatattaaataaattaagaaaaagttTCCAAAATAAAGTACAACTTAACAAGAAATTAGAAatgctttgaaattttattattttttaatattcaacagTAGAGTAggtagttttttctttttaaatgacacgtatttaaaaaatttatagaattcGTTTCacaatgttaattttaataattattgcttTCGTACTTCAAAATCAAATTGTTCTGACAGGTCCACTTAGCAGTTTTGAAGTAGTACTTCAGAAACGGCTAAAAATAACCCGTATCTCAACGCATTATTAATCATCCTAGATCATCACGTCAACCAAAGGACAATGTTTGAGTGCAACCTTATctcaatttttggaaactcTTATCTCAAGTGCATAAAAAACTCTAATCTCAGACTCAACTTTATTCAACCAAATTTACACTTTATTCAATCAATATTATTCTTGATGGCTTGAAGTAGGGCATCTTTAGTACCACACGAGCCCAAGAAATCGTCCGTATCAATGGACCAAACTGCAACCCCAGCCAACCCATTATCCTTTGCATATTTCGCCTAAAACACACCACTTGACCCAAATTCGCCCCAAGCCTTGATAATCACCTTCAAACCGATCGACTGCTCATCATCATAGCTCACCCAATTGGTCCCATCGTACTTGTAAGGGACTTGAGCGTCATCGAGCCATACTCGGGTCCAGTCGCTGTAAAACGAGCAAATCTACAAGAAAGTGGTATTTTTTGCGCACTTAATTTGGGAAAATTGTTACTTCGTTGAAACCCAAAACTCCGGGGCTTTGGGTGAAGGGGCCGGCGATTCCGGTGGTGGCGGGGGCCCCCACGTCGTGGTTACTGGTGGATTGGAGGTACCAAGAGTGGCCGTAGAAGGGCACACTTAGGGTGACTTTGGAGGCTGAGGCCCCTCCACTGAGCCAACTTTGCACGGAGCTGTCCACACTCATTGAATTGCCGTAAAGGGGGGCGTTGAGCCCCGTCTGGGGCTGGTCGGCCGTGTGGTAGTCGTAGCTCATGATGTTAATAAAGTCAACGACtctgaaaaaattacagttattttcttcttttattaCATGCGTGATTATTAGAAATTTATTGCTTTTCAATcgaaatattaacaaaaattatgtattacataaacttttttgtaataatgtttttaaataaattattgtttttatgtaactagttgcatttttatttgtagttttttttttagatttttttattagaaatataatcaaaaaatattcaatttcttgatgAAATCGTTCACGTTATGGAAACTACGCTAAGATTTTCGGTAAAGAAAAGTCAGCAAACAttcattttaagaaattaaaaaaagctatacgtgttagcaaaaaaaaactgaaagtaaATTTAGCTTAAGCACGTTTAATCTTCATATTCGtactaattttattaagaaaaaattgttgcagACCAGTGTCAACTggttaaaatattgtaaaataagGTAAGATAACctaattgttaaataaaagtaCCTATAGGTATTTAACAACCAATtgctaaacaaaatatttaactaaaaacaGTTTTTGGCGTGAAAATCTGGTTAAAATAtatcttttcaaaaaaaaatattatttttaagagaTGAAATTGACaaaccctgtgtataataatttttagaagtatttactatttttacgtggagattatatttttttccagcgattattattgttacctAGCGTTTACGATTTTTCACCTTacgtttaatatttttttacgatttatAATTAATACTTAAGAGACTTtggcatttttaataaaataatagagGGGTTTTTGACTACCTCTTGTACAATAAGTATTGCTTACTTTTTCTTAccgcaaaaattaaaataataaaaaagtatttaaataagttgtactgtttaaaagaaagaaatttatacaaaaacaatgcaaaagtAAACATTCAtcgactttattttttctgtggtcaaaaactaaaactttttattttttattttttatacagtaCTAACtttcattttaatattttttagaccAAATAACTTTTCAAATCGTTGCTAGAACTTTTACTgtacttcaaaaattaatatctgcACACAGAAACGAGCGTTTTACTATTGAAACTTAAatacttaaatttttctacagtttCTTATACATCATTAACTAATTAATCAATGTTAAgtctctaaaaaaatattttttttaatatatttaatGATATTCTGAGAGCAACaatgtttgaattttgttttctgcatGAAATACGTAGAAAATATTGTATCtatccttaaaaaaatttattattaaagtctAACCAAATTATAATTCGCGATTAATTTGACCTTTCCTAAGTAAATCGCAACTTAATTTATATtagtttaatttgtaattcatTGCAAACCTCAAATTAATCGCAAATAAGTTATATTACGGTTAAATGTGTGCTACACAGCAAATaatcttagtttttttaattatttaatctctaaataataaattttaataataactataacaCACTTAGGCTCAGTTTACAAAGCATTTTACGAAATGCAGTTCAAAAGCCAGCAACATTAGTTatactttttaaataacagcttttattttttggaacatttttgtttctcaCTGCTTACTGCGATTGTCATCAAAAGCGAAAAGCTTTCAGTTACAGTTTATTCGTTTTTACTTTCTGTTGTTTCTTCATTATCTTCACGTTTTTCTTatctttaaataattatttttactttttggaAATGTTAACTTTGcttaaacataaaatttcgtattgaaaagttttttttttgatctttCTGTTGAGTGTAGATGTCAAATTTCCTTAAACGCTCCAGATCATTCTGTATTCTCAGCTGCCTATAATCTGAGATTTGATAacgctttattttattaaattgtcatCTAAATTATATTCTGCTGAATTATTCTACAATTTTGAAGctgttttcgtttttaaatttttttgatgttttaaattgttttaaaagtttttcgaaatttagcGTTTAAATCTTTGCCgcactttttaaat is a genomic window containing:
- the Cht9 gene encoding chitinase 9 precursor, whose protein sequence is MANILALLAASSAFLALASAGNVVCYFTSWTIYRPDNGKFTALDVDPTLCTHLLYAFVGLRDDGVVSVLDDWEITGLDEMNHLMSLREKNPDLKIILSMGGWNEGSYKYSTVAKSAALRATMVQSVLNFTDVWGFDGFDLDWEYPCQRGGADEDKVNFVTLLGELKSALNAKGKTLSAAVSGGIASCKLSYDIAKVAENLDMINVMAYDFHGAFEPFVGHYAPLYASHLDQTDEQKTLNVAAGIQYWLDEGAPPSKINLGLGTYGRGFALADPTNTSLYAGTYGGSDAGPYTREMGVIGYNEVCELYSDWDYFWDDEQQVPHIVKGNQWLGFDDPKSIQVKVEFANEKNLGGVMVWSLDTDDFRGICGKGPYPIMNAIKQTIK